The Carassius auratus strain Wakin unplaced genomic scaffold, ASM336829v1 scaf_tig00215201, whole genome shotgun sequence sequence TTTCTCCCCATTACTGGGTGCTCCACACATCACTACACTACTGTCAATGGACCTCTTTGCTGGCTAAATTTTTCTAAGGTGAATAATGTGGGAATGTAGGAAATGTCTATCACTGGATCAGTAATTAAGTATGTTTCCATTTGCAGTTATAATCATCATCTCTCTGCCAAGTGATTGACTTTTAAAGATTAAATGCATGTTGCATTGCTTTTCTGTCTTTCAGAGCAAATACACAATGGCCAATTGCAATAAGATTTATGTGTGTACATGCTGGACAAAGTTGAGCTACACTCACGTATCTAGTCTGACTTCATGAACTGAATCATCCAATTGTTACAGTATCAGTCAGACTAAAGCATTTACGTGACAAATTATTGCTTTAGTTTGACTTAAATGTAACTGTTAAAGTGCATGTAATGACCTTTCTCAGCCTCTCATTGAAACTGCATTTGATGCAACAAAACACTAATGATATGATGACATTTACCATTGCCATTCGCCATTGCTTGCCAATAGGAATCCACGTGAACAGGATTTTCAAGTAACATTTCCCTACACAGATTTCACATCTGGTTCAAGTATTTAAAGCAAACTTTCATTGAAGAGACTTCTGTGTAAGTGGTGCTTCATGTACCACTATTGATTTGTGTATTGTTACTGACAGTGGACAATGCACTTCTTTTGCTGGAAAAACTTAACAAGGTgaataaatgtagaaaaaaaggAAGTGTGGTTGAAATACATATTACACATCACCTCTGTCTTTTAGAGCAAATACACAATGATGAGATCAATTCTAGTCCAATTTGTATAAATTCTGGGTAAAGACAGAGAGGATAAGTAATCTGTCTCTGTCACTTTTATCTACAAGAGAAACAGGTGCAAAGCAAGGCTTCAAGATTAAATCGTATCCCCAACAGAGACAAAAGCTGTGCTGCCACCAACAATGTCTTAACATACCACAGTGGATAGCTAGCATATTTGCACTTTACAGTTTCTATGTGCATTATTTTAGGCACATATTGCTAAGAGAAAATGTGCGACACACCTTCGGTGGCTGTGTGTCGAACAAAAGTGCTGACACTCCTGCCATTGAACCTTAAATCTTCACACCCGGAAAAACTGACATTCCTCTCTTGATGAGAGTGGTTTCtatgtatactgtaaaaaatatatatatatatatatgaattaataatgtTACACTGCATAAGTTTGTCTATTAATGAAAGTTTTGAGGGAATCAAATGTATGCCTCACTCATAACATTTCGAGTAGGACAGTCAGTTTTGGTTGATAGCCCACATCTACCTGTTTAAAATACTCTCTCCACCCATGTTTGGATAATGCACCTTGCACTGAGAGGAATGAAGCACACACCCCATAGTCTATACTACACGGTTATCACAGACAAGACTGTCCCCCGGAGGAGAATGAACTTTCATTGGTACCCCCACCACTAAAATCTTCACTTCAAAGTGGCTGATTAAACACAAGCTCATCGGTACAACTTTGTGTAGGGTGTGTTGAGTTCCAAAGCAGGCCCATCCTGGCAGAggaatgctaaaaaaaaacaaaaacaaaaaaccataAATTCACTACGGTACTCCAAATCTGGCCGCACAGGTCTCGCCACTGAGTTCTGTTCTCATAATGATCCACACATGTCAGGAGCACAAATCGACTCCATTCCTCACCTGCACTGTATGGGTGTGGAAGGGAATTCCGGCCTTTCACCCGTTTCAGAAATTCTTGGTCCCAAGCCCACTCACATCGAGCATTATCCATTATCAGCAGCGCATGCAAACACCTATTTATCTGCTTATAATGTGATGACAAATACATTTCGTGCCCTTTTCACTTACTGGCATGTGTGTGACAGCTAGAATGTGGCAACACCAGTAAGAGACGGTTCATACAAGCACATCTGGCATGGAAGAAACTCTGCGCCCTTGAAATAGACTCTAATGATGGAgatctaaatgtaaatgatagATGAAATCCATTCACACATAACAGGCATCTGATCACTCTAGGAGGTGTTGGACTGACAAAGTTAATATTTAAGCCCTTGGAATGGACTGTGTTCACTTCTAACCAATTTCACACAAGTACTCCACAGCTGTAGCTTATCTTTGGGCATTCCTTTAAAGTAGTGATATCACACTGCTAGCCGGCTATAATCATTATCGCAGTAGTAAGATAGTACTATAATTTCACATCTTCAACAGTCTCAGGCATTATGGAAGTTTTTTCCCATAACTGTAAATAGGCTACTGAAATACTTTTGTGGTTTGCAAACTGTATTCTGATGCAGGggtgtgcaatttttttaattctataaagATGCCCAAGCCAGACAAATATCTTCATGCATAGAGATGCATttcttataaagaaaaaaaaattacaattaaatattttgtcacagtACTATAGGCAAAGCAGATTATTAAAACACTTGTGCATGTTTATATGCactttatatttcttaaaatgctGGAAGCTTTTCTGAGACTGACAAATTCATGACGTTACATCAGCGTAAATATTAgcataatatattcaaatattctgatttgaATTGGGTTTGCGGTCAGTGTGGATGATCACTGACTAAGGACACTAGGCTATACCCTGTATCCCATTATTCTTTGATTATCTGTAATTCAAATAATTGAAATGAATGCTAGGTCTGCTAATGCTAATACTTCAAATAACGCACCCACTGAAATAATTTGACACCTGCTGTTTACTCATGTATGCTTGTTTATGTTGGATCACAGTCTTAATCTGACACCTGCTGAAATAGACCTGGAAAGAAAGagcttattatttatataatgtgaTGCCTAAGGCATGGTGTAAAATAATGGAATAGGAAGGGAGATATTGAACACCAAACTAGGATTTCTTGTGTTTCCATCTGCTTCCATTCAAAAACAGACACtggaacacacacaaatgcacacacacacacacacccacaatgACTCATTGTTTCTAGCCATCCAACAATACCCGGTTCTCATGGCTTTTCCTCTGTTGGCATTAAAATGCTCCCCTGGTGACTTCTTAGCTGCTCTGTGAGCGTGAGGCCCTGTTCCAAGACAATTACGatattttaaaactgttaaagataTGTACCAGCTATAAAATGAAGACTGCTCAGGAAGCTTAACATCAGCAATCACTATAAAGGTCTTGCTTTTCTCTAGCTGCATCCCAAACTAAGGCTAGACtggttttgtatgtgtgtgttcacgatttgtgtgtgttcactgctgtgtgtgtgcactttggatgggttaaatgcatggCACGAATTAtaaatatgggtcaccatacttggctgaatgtcatgtcactttcaaaaAGCTTAAGTTAGAGACCAAATGCTGGTTTGTAGTTTCTGACAACCTTACATTTCCAGTAAATTAAAgacaatttgaaaataaatattataataattatagtaatgaATTTAAATCCTATAAATTAAAGAAAGTTTGATCAGTTGTTACATGCTGTCAAACAAATTATCAGAATTTTAATGAATGTTCTAAATGATGTGTTCCAATAGCTAGGCTATATGTTTATGCAAGATAATAATACTGAATAGGTCTCAaacatttttgacttttttaatgctatttaaaaaGTCATGAGACCCCAAAGTGTATCGTAACTGATCCTTATGTACACACTTATGTAGGCTACATAGTGTCATTACATCCAAATAaaggctgctgctgctgatgttgttgttgttgttgttgtttacttttGTGAATGAAACAGCCCACTGTTAATAAAAGTTTACTGTGACTGTAGCCTGTTGAATCTCTCTCCCTCAAAACGTGTACAGAAGAAAAAGTGACGCCGCCTCAGTTAGGATAGGCTGCAGGTATGTCTCTCAGAAAGGGGCGGACACCAGCCCGCACTTTTAAATGGGCTTGATGTTAAAAGCACGGCTTAACCTTGACGGACAGCGAAAGCTCGTGTTGTCGGGAGGGTAGTGGCTGTTTTGGTCATTGTGGGCGTTGTATGTGAGGTGTACCTGTCCTGGGACACGCGTCAGGTTGTTAAACGACAGACACACAGAAGCAGAGTGGGATCCTAACCGTGCCATCTTAGCAGAAACTCCGCAGCTGTCATCATGTTCAGAAAGAAGACCGGAAAGTCCAGCATGGCCATCAATGACAAAAGGTCGGTGGTGACTGGATACATTCTCACTgtgcattgtcttttttttttttttttttttttttttttgcgtcgtTCCGGAGTCATTACGTGTTTTAACACGGTCGCGTTTCATTCTCGTTTGGATTGTAGTAGCTTCACTAGCCAAGCTGCCCCATTTACCCCTGTATTTTGAAATCTATCTTGATAAATATCGGTTTTATGCTTGCTTGACTTGAGGTTACTGTAGTAAGGGTGTGGCGCTGTAACAGGTTGGATAACTTTTCTCTATGAGATACATATTCCGTGTTTTCTGCGACTCGCCTGGGTTGGTCTCacttcacaaataattttttttttttttatagaaaagttACAATTTGTATGTCTGGTTTCTACTTAGGATACGTGTTTATAGTGAGGGAGTGTATGTTCTGAATGATTGAATTGACTATATCTCAACCCTCATCTCTTTGTGATGAACAACTAGATAACCTTCAGACAGATCTTTTAGTTCTGACACCCTCCATTTGAGAAGTCCAGCCAAGACAGTCCAAGGTGAGACTGACAGGGCTGTGTAAACTGTTTGGTCAAAGACCACTGGTTATTCTGTACAGAGCAGAGTTGAGTCATGCAATTGTGAAAGGCATAGCTATTACAGGAATGTGGAGCAGTCATttaaatgtgttgtgtttataatgtattattagtagtagGCTAATTTACAATAACCAACATTTTATTGATGCTATTGTATATAGTTCTCAAGTTGCATATGAATCAGAACAGGCTGTGAAAATGTGTAGGGAATGTTTAAAGAAAGCTGATTGGTTAAGAAGAGAAGTGTAAACAGtgtcaagttcaagttcaagcaAGCATGGACTTCTGATGAGTCTGGCCTCCAGCTTCATTTCGGTAGGATACAATATCGGACTCTGATATTGTGAAAGCAGTGCAGCGTCGTTCACAGCAGTTATGAAGGATTTTACTCTAGGAGTATGGTTTCAGtttgagtcaaaattattttattggttacagatgtacaaaaaaaaaaaaggtttttctaaacacatagttttctttttaagtCATCCTCGGGTGTTGTTTGACTGCGCTAGGCACAATGGGTCACTCGGTGTCAAGTGTGCCAAGTTTTTATTTGTCTGTCATCTTTTGACAAAACAAGGCAAAAAACGGGCAGTTTGTTTGCAGGAAGCTAAGAAAGGAAAACAACCTCAGGCTAGTTAATACCATGCTTAAGACATccacttttttattgttatggttttgcatttgtatattttggATATGGGAACTCCTCTAGGGAAGGGAAGTGAACATCAAATAATTACTTGCCACACCTAGATCTTCATCTCAAATCCGATTAAATCATTTTCTTTAGACAGCAGTTCAACTGATGCTGCTTGTCCCATCATCCATGTTATACAAATCTGGCaattttacatatataaagtTCCAGCTTTGTTTTTCTATGTCTTGCTGCTTTAATAGttgtttttgattcaataaattacaacaacaacGCTGGTTACATAATCTCGTGCTTTAACAGTCCAGCTGTGTTTTGCAACTCATTTTGATTGGTTTCACATGCAGATGTATTCAGAATAGAggacatagaaaaaaaaaaaaaaaaatatatatatatatatatatatatatatatatatatatatatatatctttcttgCATATGCAGTAGTGACGTTAGTAAAACTAGTTAGACCTGTTTTTTAACGCCCTCATTAAAGCCACCTTCTTGTTGTAATTATCAGCCTAATTTACATATCTCACTCATAATGTATACTCAGTTCTACAGTGAacacaaaacttaaaataaagacATTATCATTTTAGTCCATGTGAGATATTTTTAACTGCCATGAACCTCATTATCAATGATTCATACTCTTGGATGTTAAAACAACATGCCTTGTCTTTGAGGCAAATACGACCCAAGGTTTGCAATTTGTTTCTGATCAAGTTGAGTCATGTCTGCCACGCACTGTCAAAAGCCCTTTCTCTGGAATTCGCAGAATGCACTAAAAACAATGCAAGGCTTTTGTAATGTTGAACGGCGCTTCTGCATTTTTTCAATATGCTTCAGctgaaagaacattttttttttttagcaccatGGTTATCGTAACATATCTGAAATCTGTGCCAGATGATGTGGAATGAAACTGTTTCAAGTCCGGTATTTATTTTCAGAGCATCTCAGCATGACAGAGAAGTGAAGTGCTAGAATCCTAGATCCTGAGATACAACATAACAAACCTACATTTGCAGCAGTATAATGGGGAAAAATATGTGTAGATCTGGCTTACTTGAACATCTcccacaaataaacaaacaaaaaaaaaagttctgttatTTCACCGTAGACCACCTGACACTGATTTGGCGACCCTGATTGACAAGTTGCAGAAGAATGCAGATAAGGTGGAGAAGAACATCATTGAGACGGAACAGAATCTCAACAGGGTAAGTACAGAACGACTCTTTTTGGGGATTACAAATCAAAGCCAGAGAGTTAGTCACTCCTCCTGTCTTTCCACCAATAAGCATATCATTTTTagtatttagaattatttatttttttttcattttcatgtgtttttgcactatatatatatatatatatatatatatgtgtgtgtgtgtacacatacagacacacacacaccgtatacACATATATGcaacacttattaaaaatatattcaataaaaataaataaatatcttcttttcatagatgaaaaagtcatacaggtttggtacGACATATTGAGTGAACCACCTCCTTAATTATTGATACATAACTATGCTTAATTGTGTTGCTCATTGATGTTTCTAGGATATCAGGAAGATCAATGAGAGCAAGCAGCCCCTGTACCAGGAGGACACCAACAAGAGGATCCTGAACTCCCTGGAGCTGCTGAATAGTCTGGATGAAGACGCAGCCCAAGCCTCTCGTTTGCAGCACCCTCAAGCTGAGATGATTGAGAAGGAGTGAGTATTAATACTAGAACTCCGTCTACATAGGCGCCTTTAATCTGAAAAGTCCAATAGCATCTCATGCTTTATGccatggaatgtttttttttttttctgtgaattttGCTGGGATTGTGGATGACTCATTTTATTTCTTCTCTTCAATGGAAAAGTATGAGGCAGCTGCGAGTGCGTGTGATGAAGCTCCGCGAGGAACATGATCGCATTTACCACATCACGCGATCAGAGCAGGTTCCCACCGTCAACTGGGGAAAGATAGTCGATGAGAAACTGGTGTGTATCTAAACAAATCCCCCTATCCTTCTTCTGAATGTATGCTTTTAAATGCAGTCGTTTCATGTGCGAATGTGTTCTGATGCAGGCAAATGTGAACAATAAAGGATACGGACAAGATCTGCTGACCGTCGAGGATGAAGTGGAGGAGCACAATATTTTCCACAGCGAAGTCGAGGCACTGGCTCCGTACATCACTGGAGACCGGGTACTTTTTAACtgcctttttttaaatgcaatgctgaataaaagaagTACAGTCATGCGAATGACATCTGTGACTCATCTGCTTACTTGCATAACAGGATGGTCCGGATGGCCAGCAGGCGAAGTACAACAAACTACTGGTGAGACTTCATTTTCTGCTTTCAATTTTCAACATGAAGTTTTAATGGTAAGTTTTTAGTGTCTCAAAACACTGTATTAAACCATGTCTGTCTCAGGCGAACTCCTCTGCACGCCAGAAGAACCTGCTCAGTCTGAGGGACTACATGCAGCGCTGCACCAGCGAGCTCTACTGGATGGAGCAGCAAGCTGACGAGCGAACCACATATGACTGGAGCGACAACAACCTGGACTACCCTGCCCGCAAGAGGCAGTACGAGGTAAATGAACACCTCTTTATTCATATAACCACCTAAATTACAACTCATTTATTCATTACCTAAGACAATAAGTTTGtagtttgtattttaaatgtgctttcaTGATTCAAACCTCCTACAAGAGATATGATTATAGCATCGAAATGCAAACAAcgaatctatatatttttaacatgctGCTTTGTGCTTGAAAACTTCATCAGAACTTCATCAGCAAGTGTCTGGAGGCTAAGGAGAAAAGCATCACCCAGCTGAATGAAGATGGAGAGGAACTTATTGAGCAGAACCATCCAGGAAAAAATGTCATTGGGGTAATTACAAGCCATTTGCTTGCAGTGGTTGTTGGTTGCCACAGGCATCATGGGATGTCTTTTTACGGTGCATAACTGTGCTGCACTATAGAGTAGTATGCAGTATTTATGGCAACACTGAAACACCAAAAAACTTTGATCTGAAATGAGTTTTCGCATTTTCTTTGAGCATAGCTAAGCCAAACAGCATGTGACAAATCTATTCGAAGCACAAAAATCTGCTTCATACTTTAAAATAACCACCATAATCGATACGTGGATTAAAGAGGTTCTTAGTTAGATTCATAAAGTGTGATGTCCCAGTTGGATAATGCACTGGCTGACTCTGCAGTCAAGACTTTTAGCCAGtcgattttatttatatttaatgtgtttgtgttttaatgtatTACTATGAAAGAATTTTATTGTACTGTTTAATGTATGTAATCATTTAGGGGTTTTGTAAATTGGGGTAGTCTTGCAGAATTTTAACTTGTAGAAAAAtccaataaagtaataaaaaccaCAGCATAATAACAAGATATAAAAACCAAACACCATCAGGCTAGCACACATTACGTAACAATATGTTGCATCGAttttaaataaaccaaataaCTTCAAATATAACTTCAGTGCATATAACTAATAAAAAACTTGCACGTGTACATTAGCCTACATTTACTATCCCAGTGGCATTGCTGTATATGATTATTCTAAAACCAGTCTTGTGTTTAGGCACACATGGATGCTGTACATGCGGATTGGAAGGAATACCTCAACCTGCTCATCTGTGAAGAGAACCACCTCAAGAACATGGATGATTATCACAAAGTCAGTTCGCATTTTGCTTCATTTCCTATTCGTTATTTCCTCACGTTTGCTGTCGGACTTGCTCAGctgcattctttttattttttccagttcCACAAGGATGCAAGAGACACCAGCGATTTGTTGAAGCGCCTGGAAACTGAGATCAACCAGAAGTATAACCCCGAGTTTAAAGACATGTACCAGATGGAGGGCCTGATTGCTGACCTGAATGTAAATACGTGGTTCTAACATTGCTATATTTTTACTGACTTGCTGAACTAAAAGGTGTCTCCGCTATCTAAGGCTGTCTGTGTTTGTCTTGACAGGATCAGGCAAAGGCCATGGACCGTTTCGACGAGCGGCTGAAAGCTCTCCAGACGCGCAGCCTGCAGGTGCTCCCTCTGAAGTACCGCAGGGAGACTCCTCAGAAACTGCTCCCTATCGAGGCTCTGTGTGAATACGAGACTAATGAGGTACGGAGTTTGAGCTCTCGCTCACTTCATGCATGCGGCTTAGAGCTCCACTAATACCAGTCAGTGAAACATCAGCTATTATCATGAGTAAGCACAGAAAAACATTGCACCCGGTCTCCGCTCGTGTTTTGGATTCCCCCATCTAATGTATTTAAATCCTTAAGAAGACCTTCACCCAAACGATTCATCTGGTATAAACCTCTGGAGACGTGTGCAGGGGATTTTGTACggatttcagatttattttaagaatttgtgCTGCAATATCAAGCTGAAACAGAGCTTACTTTGCTCATTTCGTATGACACAGGGTTCAATTATTCGAGGGGAGCGGTACACCCTGCTCAGGAACAATGGGTCAAAATGGGACGTGAAGGACGCAAATGGCCGCACTATGAGTGTTCCAGCAGTGTGCTTCATAATCCCACCGACCGACCCCGAGGCTGTGGCTGTTGCTGATAAGTGGGTATTCCCTGCTCTGTATATGCAATTTATAATGCATACACTCACAGATGTGTCTAATCTGAAAAACATCTTTTACAGTCTAATAAATCAGCACAAGGGTATCAAACAGAAAGTTGCCAGCAGCAAATCTGCACTACAGGCACGACTGGCAGAGCTGAAGAAGGAGAGTACAGGAGGTCAAGGTTTGTAATAACACATTTAGATGCAGAGCTCTCCAAAAGAGAGTAAACACTCAGTTTATTAACTTCTCGAACCTCAGATAAACAAGAGCAGCAATGCCGTCAACTGATGGCAGGACTGGATAAAGTGGTCAGTGATCTGGATAAGCAGGAGAAGGCCATTTACTCTCGTGTGCGCCCCCCACTGGAGCAGACACGTCCCGTGCAAGACAGCGCTGACAGGCTACAGGACATAAAGGTACAAAGTTTGGTGCTTTTTGAGTATGCTTTTTTCATATTGCACATCATGCATCAGcatgttattaattatataatgggtttcattgtaataatgtttattaaataaatttttagcaGATATTTCAGTCTCAGTATGTTGCTTGTcagttactgttttgtttttaagagtaTCACGTTAGGTTGAAACTTATCTGTGCATTAGAGGGTCTTAGCATGTTCAAACCCGATAAAAGGTGAACATTATGAAACCGCACatacattttattgcatataTCAGCAATAATAAGggatatatataaatgtttgaaagtgaatgggaatcTGAAACTTAAACACAAAAGCATTTTTTCCGATCCTTACTTTTCAGTGGAAACTGATGTTTTGACCTTAAACCTTGATCCAGTATTTTCTTCCCAGGACATTGCTACTGCTGTTCGGAAGATAGAGCCAGAAAAGTCTGCGAAAGTACAGGAAGCTGAGAGTTTCCTCCGATCCTCTCCCAAATGTGCAAGTGCACCACAGCTCTACTCCAAGGTGGATGAGAcgaacaaaaaatacaataaagttgATTTGCTGTTGAAATGTTCTGAGGACAAGTAAGTATTACACTGGAGATCGTGCCTGTCTTATTAATTGAAAGCTTGAATTGTGAGCCTAAAAATTGCACTTTTGTAGACTGCAGAACTCTTATCGGCTGGAGAATTCTCTGCAGAATGGCAAAGCTCTGCTGTCCTCTTATGAAAACAAACTGGCAAGAGAAGAGGTTGCCCCATCCAACCCCACCTCACTGGAGAAGACCCAGCGGGAGTTATCGGTAAGTTTAGTAATCCATGccatgtaatcttttttttttttttttttatactatgcACTCATGTCTCGTACTCCTGTCTCCAGGATATTGCATCTGAGCTGAGGAGCAAAAGATCTACTATAACAGAGAATGAGCAGAACCTGAGAGATGCCAAGGCCAGCTGCAACAACATGGCCAACAAAGTGCAAGAACACTGCCCTGATATTGAGAGGCAAGAGGCTGATGTTCAGAAACTCACCAAGCGCTTCGACAACCTGAACAGACAGGTTGAAGCAAGGTGAGTTCATATTATTTagagttatttaaaatagaaatgtactTAAAAATGACTTGAGAATTTGATCGCACGGCTTCATCTTATTTAGTTTACTGTGTGTTGTGATTATATTATTTCTATTGCACCCTGATTGATTTCACTATTAATGTGTATGGTTGCACTTCATGTAaggtttaatgttttatttaattatgtgtcaagaagagcatttattaatttgtaaatttgCTATTGTGCACtgtaaattaatgattaattaatgatCTAATGTACAAAATGTTCATGCactgaaccttattgtaaagtgttatcctTGTTTATTTTATACAGATACATTCTTCTTTCTATTGCATAGGTCCTACAGAAAGTgtattttatcacaaaaaaaaaaatcagcatatttaaaataattaaatgttttcattttacagATCACAATGTCTGCAAAAAGCCAAAACCGCTTATGCCAACTACAACAATGACTATGACAACCTTAACAGCTGGCTTTCTCGACTACCAAACTATGAGCCGCGTGAAACTGATGACATTAGACAGATTGACGACAAACTGAAAAATCAAAGGGTAAGGGTTGAACCACTTCTCTCATTGCAATAATTCCATTATAATACTACAAATGACATTTATttaccaaaattatgtttgaatcTGTTCTTACAGAATCTGCTCTCTGACATCGCGAGAAAGGAATCAGACCTGAACAATGTGTCTAGAAATGCACAGCTTTATCAGCAAGCAGTCAAGGTACAAAAACCACAGTGTATTACTTGCAAAGCATTATCctaatatcatttttatgcaaagCCATGTGAACTCCTTTGTGTTGTGGCTTTCAGGACTATGAATATGAAGCTGAGCGGTTTAAATCCATCCTTGACCTTGAAGATGGCTTGGTTCCTCAGACATACAAAAGGAGCAGACTTGAATCTCCTGCCTTGAAAGTGAAGAGAGAGGTGAATTGTTTTTTTAACTACTAAACAGTTTCCTGGATCAAGTAATGCCTTTTAATGACAGTTTTTGTGACTGGTAAAGTATAAACATGATTGTTGTGTTTTAAAGGAATCTGCAATTGAGTCCAAATTCACTGAAGCGAATGCTGTGAACAAGCAGAGGCTGCAGAACCTAGAGTTTGCTCAAAGCCTTCTTAACCAGGtaaaacacactaacacacaccaTACATAAAATTAACCATAGTATGGCATGAACATAGCTTGGCTTTTTACCACATCGACTATTTTTGCAATTCTTTACAGCAACCAGAAGTTACAGTAATCCAGCAAAATGTCCAGACGGTGAGATCCTCAGCCCCAGGAGAAGAGCCCTGGAGAATCAGAAAACAGCTTCAGGAAGAAATTCAGCGGAGAGACCAACTGGAAAAAGAAATCCAGAGTGTCCAGAGTGACATCTATTTACTAGAGGGCCAGAAACCACAGGACACAATCGTCAAGAAAGAGCTCATCAAGCAGGTGCATGACCCTCAACTTGATGAAGAATACCACCGGGTCCAGCAGAAGCTCTTAGAAG is a genomic window containing:
- the LOC113093895 gene encoding LOW QUALITY PROTEIN: periplakin-like (The sequence of the model RefSeq protein was modified relative to this genomic sequence to represent the inferred CDS: inserted 1 base in 1 codon), whose product is MFRKKTGKSSMAINDKRPPDTDLATLIDKLQKNADKVEKNIIETEQNLNRDIRKINESKQPLYQEDTNKRILNSLELLNSLDEDAAQASRLQHPQAEMIEKDMRQLRVRVMKLREEHDRIYHITRSEQVPTVNWGKIVDEKLANVNNKGYGQDLLTVEDEVEEHNIFHSEVEALAPYITGDRDGPDGQQAKYNKLLANSSARQKNLLSLRDYMQRCTSELYWMEQQADERTTYDWSDNNLDYPARKRQYENFISKCLEAKEKSITQLNEDGEELIEQNHPGKNVIGAHMDAVHADWKEYLNLLICEENHLKNMDDYHKFHKDARDTSDLLKRLETEINQKYNPEFKDMYQMEGLIADLNDQAKAMDRFDERLKALQTRSLQVLPLKYRRETPQKLLPIEALCEYETNEGSIIRGERYTLLRNNGSKWDVKDANGRTMSVPAVCFIIPPTDPEAVAVADNLINQHKGIKQKVASSKSALQARLAELKKESTGGQDKQEQQCRQLMAGLDKVVSDLDKQEKAIYSRVRPPLEQTRPVQDSADRLQDIKDIATAVRKIEPEKSAKVQEAESFLRSSPKCASAPQLYSKVDETNKKYNKVDLLLKCSEDKLQNSYRLENSLQNGKALLSSYENKLAREEVAPSNPTSLEKTQRELSDIASELRSKRSTITENEQNLRDAKASCNNMANKVQEHCPDIERQEADVQKLTKRFDNLNRQVEARSQCLQKAKTAYANYNNDYDNLNSWLSRLPNYEPRETDDIRQIDDKLKNQRNLLSDIARKESDLNNVSRNAQLYQQAVKDYEYEAERFKSILDLEDGLVPQTYKRSRLESPALKVKREESAIESKFTEANAVNKQRLQNLEFAQSLLNQQPEVTVIQQNVQTVRSSAPGEEPWRIRKQLQEEIQRRDQLEKEIQSVQSDIYLLEGQKPQDTIVKKELIKQVHDPQLDEEYHRVQQKLLEESRTTRVLESELDTLRVKLRGIETEMKEGAQQYTVKEVLRIERDRGQEEELRRLREELEEVKRMKMVRENEIIQIQKQVTILAEEKSREQEIIREEEVVKVQNDPQLESEYRLLLDRKQKEINSRKELEDELRFLQEKLRRLDKEKAMAEEKISIKEVLKVEKDIALEREVENLRRQYEDEKSKRSSLLREKTDIQRKITSLEEEKSRVIIQEKVREIVRPDPKAEAEVANLRLDLVEQQRRCRDSELQLKTLQDELIVLRNRGPQIEYKEIIKEVIKYKIDPETERELEKLRNEIVDKTHQTEKFEMEILQLKDEIQRWKDTQPQIQTKEVVNEILQYREDPKTKEEIESLKRKLAEEQRKRLDLESERASNEERIRIKKIDLSQVREKIVQQEVVKMEQDPVLKSECDNFTQNINNEQRQREILKEELIRLQHQKAELDIQLEELERERRSRREAELEIQRLRVRLNELEIRDKENREKVTVKQKVVLQQDPQQEKEHSILRLQVEEERHKRMLLEKEYNVLMQKQEILERTEVREKVVRTEKIQVERDPEAEMEIITLKKSLEEEEKRRRELDQEIINLNSKLSEVEFTNTKSSKELNYIRDESNRLQQENQRLQNEIRKLQSEIEITTKETRHITETSPVENSXNLEIRLESLQRELSELRRIRMEKDQEIEKLQKSLSAMRVKREQRESHLRRSIVVIDPDTGKEMKPEEAYKLGLIDWKMFVNLQSQECDWEEITVKGPNGESSVLHDRKSGKKFAIEDALRAGNITNRQLQQYQNKEISIQEFGLLLSGRVI